One Nocardia farcinica genomic region harbors:
- a CDS encoding GtrA family protein, translating to MTVVQSVLDRMPEPLRSKAIEHRELLKFATVGAITWFIDTGVVYAVKLTVLGEKPLTARLLGVLIATIASYILNREWSFRTRGGRQRHHEAALFFAVSALAIGVTMIPQAISLYVLDLRVPHVGPVTQAVANFVTGQILGVLLAMGFRFWALRRFVFPDDLHQAELHSIQG from the coding sequence ATGACGGTGGTCCAATCCGTGCTCGACCGAATGCCCGAGCCGCTGCGCAGCAAAGCGATCGAGCACCGCGAACTGCTCAAGTTCGCCACGGTCGGCGCCATCACCTGGTTCATCGATACCGGCGTGGTCTACGCGGTGAAACTGACGGTGCTGGGCGAGAAGCCGCTGACCGCGCGACTGCTCGGCGTGCTGATCGCGACCATCGCCTCCTACATCCTCAACCGCGAGTGGTCCTTCCGCACCCGCGGCGGACGGCAGCGCCACCACGAGGCCGCACTGTTCTTCGCGGTCAGCGCGCTGGCCATCGGCGTCACCATGATTCCGCAGGCGATCTCGCTCTACGTGCTGGACCTGCGGGTGCCGCACGTCGGCCCGGTCACCCAGGCGGTCGCCAACTTCGTCACCGGCCAGATCCTCGGTGTGCTGCTGGCGATGGGGTTCCGGTTCTGGGCGCTGCGCCGCTTCGTCTTCCCCGACGACCTGCACCAGGCCGAACTGCACAGCATCCAGGGCTGA
- a CDS encoding RrF2 family transcriptional regulator, translated as MQLSRFTDLGLRAMMRLAVGGAAEERVTVRLVARQVNASEHYVAKAVTKLAELGLVDSHRGRTGGIFLTDRGRAATVGQIVRGLEGAAEVVDCAGEHPCPLAAACRLRRMLADAQEMFYRELDKYTLRDLVDERTVRMLYLPEMPAANTAVS; from the coding sequence GTGCAGCTGTCCCGGTTCACCGATCTCGGCCTGCGCGCGATGATGCGCCTGGCCGTCGGCGGCGCGGCCGAGGAACGGGTCACCGTGCGGCTGGTCGCCCGGCAGGTGAACGCCTCGGAACACTACGTCGCCAAGGCGGTCACCAAACTGGCCGAACTCGGCCTCGTGGACTCCCATCGCGGGCGCACCGGCGGGATCTTCCTGACCGACCGCGGGCGCGCCGCCACCGTCGGGCAGATCGTGCGCGGTCTCGAGGGTGCGGCCGAGGTCGTGGATTGCGCGGGCGAGCATCCCTGTCCGCTGGCGGCCGCCTGCCGTTTACGGCGCATGCTGGCCGACGCGCAGGAGATGTTCTACCGCGAACTCGACAAGTACACCCTGCGGGATCTGGTCGACGAACGGACGGTGCGGATGCTGTATCTGCCGGAAATGCCCGCGGCGAATACCGCTGTTTCCTGA
- a CDS encoding adenine phosphoribosyltransferase: MSKHAAVESDEHVAERTAEAARQVERLTRWHDDFPTPGVRFADLTPVFADAEGFRSVIESLAACAPDADLVAGVDARGFLLGAGVAATLGTGVLAVRKGGKLPPPVISREYSLEYGSAALEIPGNGVELRGRRVLLLDDVLATGGTLAAAAHLFVEAGAQVVAAAVVLELEFLGGRARQGDYPLTSILRLP; encoded by the coding sequence ATGAGCAAGCACGCGGCGGTGGAGTCCGACGAGCACGTGGCCGAGCGGACCGCCGAGGCGGCGCGGCAGGTCGAACGCCTCACCCGCTGGCACGACGATTTCCCGACCCCCGGTGTCCGCTTCGCCGACCTCACCCCCGTCTTCGCCGACGCCGAGGGCTTCCGCTCGGTGATCGAATCGCTGGCCGCCTGCGCCCCCGACGCCGATCTGGTCGCCGGCGTGGATGCGCGGGGGTTCCTGCTCGGCGCCGGGGTGGCGGCCACGCTGGGCACCGGTGTGCTCGCCGTCCGGAAGGGCGGCAAACTGCCGCCGCCGGTGATCAGCCGCGAGTACAGCCTGGAGTACGGCTCGGCGGCGCTGGAGATCCCCGGCAACGGGGTGGAACTGCGCGGGCGCCGGGTGTTGCTGCTCGACGACGTGCTGGCCACCGGCGGCACGCTGGCCGCCGCCGCGCACCTGTTCGTCGAGGCGGGCGCCCAGGTCGTGGCCGCCGCGGTGGTGCTGGAGCTGGAGTTCCTCGGCGGCCGCGCCCGCCAGGGCGACTACCCGCTGACCTCGATCCTCCGCCTGCCCTGA
- the secF gene encoding protein translocase subunit SecF: protein MTNGNSTPSLRKDGGRDEDRAQSAVDDFAYGSGAPRHGFFNRLYTGTGAIDVIGKRRMWYAITALIVLISLASMLVRGFNFGIDFEGGSRIQFPAGDATTSEVETVYHNTLGTDPVSVQTVGSGSTATMLIRSEALSTEQADQLASALFTEFQPLGNDGQPSRAAISTSDVSETWGDQITRKALIALLVFLVIVSVYIAVRFERDMAIAAMAALVFDVGVTAGIYSLVGLEVTPATVIGILTILGFSLYDSVVVFDKVEENTRGILHLNRRTYAEQANLAVNQTLMRSINTALIGILPIVGLIVIAVWMLGVGTLKDLALVQLVGLLVGTYSSIFFATPLLVSLKERWGPVAAHTRKVLAKRSNVASARAAAEADRRVSVATGRPAAPGGPARPRPNAAPRPGARPSGKRHRRN, encoded by the coding sequence ATGACGAACGGCAACAGCACTCCGTCGCTGCGCAAGGACGGCGGCCGCGACGAGGACCGCGCGCAGAGCGCGGTCGACGACTTCGCCTACGGCTCGGGCGCGCCCCGGCACGGTTTCTTCAACCGCCTCTACACCGGCACCGGCGCGATCGACGTGATCGGCAAGCGGCGCATGTGGTACGCGATCACCGCGCTGATCGTGCTGATCTCGCTGGCCTCGATGTTGGTGCGCGGCTTCAACTTCGGCATCGACTTCGAAGGCGGCTCGCGCATCCAGTTCCCGGCGGGGGACGCCACCACCAGCGAGGTGGAGACCGTCTATCACAACACCCTCGGCACCGATCCGGTCTCGGTGCAGACCGTCGGCAGCGGCTCCACCGCCACCATGCTGATCCGCTCCGAGGCGCTCAGCACCGAGCAGGCCGATCAGCTGGCCAGTGCGCTGTTCACGGAATTCCAGCCGCTGGGCAACGACGGACAGCCGAGCCGGGCCGCCATCAGCACCTCCGACGTCAGCGAGACCTGGGGTGACCAGATCACCCGCAAGGCGCTGATCGCGCTGCTGGTGTTCCTGGTGATCGTGTCCGTCTACATCGCCGTCCGCTTCGAACGCGACATGGCGATCGCGGCGATGGCCGCGCTGGTGTTCGACGTGGGCGTGACCGCGGGCATCTACTCGCTGGTCGGGCTGGAGGTGACCCCGGCGACGGTGATCGGCATCCTCACCATTCTCGGCTTCTCGCTCTACGACTCGGTGGTCGTGTTCGACAAGGTCGAGGAGAACACGCGCGGCATCCTGCACCTGAACCGGCGCACCTACGCCGAGCAGGCGAATCTGGCGGTCAACCAGACCCTGATGCGCTCGATCAACACCGCCCTCATCGGTATCCTGCCGATCGTCGGCTTGATCGTGATCGCGGTGTGGATGCTCGGCGTGGGCACCCTCAAGGATCTCGCGCTGGTGCAGCTGGTCGGTCTGCTGGTCGGCACCTACTCGTCGATCTTCTTCGCCACCCCGCTGCTGGTCTCGCTCAAGGAGCGGTGGGGCCCGGTCGCCGCGCACACCAGGAAGGTGCTGGCGAAGCGCTCGAACGTGGCCTCGGCGCGCGCCGCGGCCGAGGCCGACCGGCGGGTGTCGGTCGCCACGGGCCGGCCTGCCGCGCCGGGCGGCCCGGCACGACCGCGGCCGAACGCCGCGCCGCGGCCGGGCGCGCGGCCCTCGGGCAAGCGGCATCGCAGGAACTGA
- the ruvB gene encoding Holliday junction branch migration DNA helicase RuvB: MDDHDDSPVSPKFLKSDGEIEASLRPKSLDDFIGQPRVREQLALVLRGAKQRGSTPDHVLLSGPPGLGKTSMAMIIAAELGTALRITSGPALERAGDLAAMLSNLVEGDVLFIDEIHRIARPAEEMLYLAMEDFRVDVVVGKGPGATSIPLDIAPFTLVGATTRSGALTGPLRDRFGFTGHMDFYEPGELLRILERSAQILGVRIETDAAAEIAGRSRGTPRIANRLLRRVRDYAEVRADGIVTLPVARAALEVYDVDTLGLDRLDRAVLDALVRGFHGGPVGVSTLAVAVGEEATTVEEVCEPFLVRAGLVARTPRGRVATAAAWEHLGLVPPPDLVFGSIEVRGRTSQPTLDLFD; this comes from the coding sequence ATGGACGACCACGACGATTCCCCGGTCAGCCCGAAATTCCTGAAGTCCGACGGCGAGATCGAGGCCAGCCTGCGCCCGAAATCCCTGGACGACTTCATCGGGCAGCCGCGCGTGCGCGAACAGCTGGCGCTGGTGCTGCGCGGGGCCAAACAGCGCGGCAGCACGCCCGATCACGTGCTGCTGTCCGGGCCGCCCGGCCTCGGCAAGACCAGCATGGCGATGATCATCGCCGCCGAACTCGGCACCGCCCTGCGCATCACCTCCGGCCCGGCCCTGGAGCGGGCGGGCGACCTCGCCGCCATGCTCAGCAACCTGGTCGAGGGCGATGTGCTGTTCATCGACGAGATCCACCGCATCGCCCGGCCCGCCGAGGAGATGCTGTACCTGGCGATGGAGGACTTCCGCGTCGACGTCGTGGTCGGCAAGGGCCCCGGTGCCACCTCGATCCCGCTCGACATCGCCCCGTTCACGCTGGTCGGGGCGACCACCCGCTCCGGCGCGCTCACCGGGCCGCTGCGTGATCGCTTCGGCTTCACCGGGCACATGGACTTCTACGAGCCCGGTGAACTGCTGCGCATTCTGGAACGCTCGGCCCAGATCCTCGGCGTGCGCATCGAGACCGACGCCGCCGCCGAGATCGCCGGCCGCTCCCGGGGCACGCCGCGCATCGCCAACCGGCTGCTGCGCCGGGTCCGCGACTACGCCGAGGTGCGCGCCGACGGCATCGTCACACTGCCGGTCGCCCGGGCCGCGCTCGAGGTCTACGACGTGGACACCCTCGGCCTGGACCGCCTCGACCGCGCGGTGCTCGACGCGCTGGTGCGCGGCTTCCACGGTGGCCCGGTCGGGGTGTCCACGCTGGCGGTGGCGGTGGGGGAGGAGGCCACCACCGTCGAGGAGGTGTGCGAGCCCTTCCTGGTGCGCGCCGGGCTGGTGGCACGCACGCCTCGCGGCCGGGTGGCGACCGCGGCGGCCTGGGAACACCTCGGCCTGGTCCCACCACCGGACCTGGTGTTCGGCTCGATCGAGGTGCGCGGGAGGACATCCCAGCCCACCCTCGACCTGTTCGACTGA
- a CDS encoding globin domain-containing protein, producing MTIVSPSTLGAPAELEAHHAEVVRATLPVIAAHIDDITALFYRKLFTAHPELLANLFNRGNQAQGAQQRALAASIATFAAHLVDPALPHPADLLARIGHKHASLGVVAEQYPIVHEHLFAAIVAVLGADTVTPEVAAAWDRVYWLMADALIGFEGELYRAAGVAPGDVFRETVVVDRVEDPSGVVTFVVESAEPAAPLPDFLPGQYVSVGARLPDGARQLRQYSLVTAPGGGRLAFAVRRVEPTPEQPAGEVSTWLHTQVRPGDTLEITLPFGDLVVDTDAATPLVLISAGIGITPMIGILEHLAAATPNRRVLAVHADRTPDTHPLRAVQADLIAALPAATLELWYEHPTPGAHAGMPTLADLTLPPDADIYLCGGPAFLQSARAQLAAIGIPTARIHFELFTPNDWLLD from the coding sequence ATGACGATCGTTTCGCCGTCGACGCTCGGCGCCCCCGCGGAATTGGAAGCCCACCATGCCGAGGTGGTTCGCGCCACACTCCCGGTCATCGCCGCGCACATCGACGACATCACCGCGCTGTTCTACCGGAAGCTGTTCACCGCGCACCCCGAGCTGCTCGCGAATCTGTTCAACCGTGGCAACCAGGCGCAGGGCGCACAGCAGCGGGCACTGGCCGCCTCGATCGCCACCTTCGCCGCCCACCTGGTGGACCCGGCGCTGCCGCATCCGGCCGACCTGCTCGCCCGGATCGGCCACAAGCACGCCTCCCTCGGCGTCGTCGCCGAGCAGTACCCGATCGTGCACGAGCACCTGTTCGCCGCCATCGTGGCGGTGCTCGGCGCCGACACGGTGACACCCGAGGTCGCCGCCGCCTGGGATCGGGTCTACTGGCTGATGGCCGACGCGCTGATCGGTTTCGAGGGCGAGCTCTACCGGGCCGCGGGCGTGGCACCCGGCGACGTGTTCCGCGAGACCGTCGTGGTCGACCGTGTCGAGGATCCCTCGGGCGTCGTCACCTTCGTCGTCGAGTCCGCCGAGCCGGCCGCCCCGCTGCCGGATTTCCTTCCCGGTCAGTATGTCTCGGTCGGCGCGCGGCTACCCGACGGTGCCCGCCAGCTGCGCCAGTACAGCCTGGTCACCGCACCCGGCGGCGGCCGCCTCGCCTTCGCCGTCCGCCGTGTCGAGCCGACCCCGGAACAGCCCGCCGGCGAGGTCTCCACCTGGCTGCACACCCAGGTCCGTCCCGGCGACACCCTCGAGATCACCCTCCCGTTCGGCGACCTGGTCGTCGACACCGACGCCGCCACCCCGCTGGTGCTGATCTCGGCGGGCATCGGCATCACCCCCATGATCGGCATCCTGGAACACCTCGCCGCCGCGACCCCGAACCGCCGCGTCCTCGCGGTCCACGCCGACCGCACCCCCGACACCCACCCGCTGCGCGCCGTCCAGGCCGACCTGATCGCCGCCCTCCCCGCGGCCACCCTCGAACTCTGGTACGAACACCCGACGCCGGGCGCGCACGCGGGCATGCCGACCCTCGCCGACCTCACTCTGCCCCCCGACGCCGACATCTACCTCTGCGGCGGACCCGCCTTCCTCCAGTCCGCTCGGGCCCAACTCGCCGCCATCGGAATCCCCACCGCCCGTATCCATTTCGAGCTGTTCACCCCGAACGACTGGCTCCTGGACTGA
- a CDS encoding ABC transporter substrate-binding protein, producing the protein MRQPRSVAVRLAGACTALALAAGPATGCSGQSQVPSVGYGVDAVITTYNGGSTLGVSSGSAAVFQRVLTGFFYTGPEGQQVADTDAGTAKEVPGESQTIQYRLNPDGVYSDGVPTSCDDLVLTWAARSGRFTKAGPGGQVPMFDAASTAGYADIERVDCEPGSKDATVVFRPGARYLPWRTLFAAGELMPAHVAARVAGVPNVVSVVQSGDPAAMQRLADFWNTGWNLGTGDLDLSRFPSSGPYRIESFSPRDGLVLVANERWWGNAAETGRVVVYDKTVDLKAKIADNAVSVLDIGAGSIPDLDLAGFTASTVPGRGAEQLVLATGGVLGSVEARRAFARCVPRQALYNDLGKAAEIPSTGLGTGPLNSLITQQDSLFYGATTGAAEPYEVTDVAGARAGFAGTPNPTIRIGYLSPDDRRAQTVARIAESCKAAGITVVDAGAPDFRPNQLSEGAVDAILASTGATPGPAGSLTGTVAAAALRTGNGLDFGRFGNGRYDAITDQLAADDDSATQLNLLTEAENLLWSEMPSIPLFATPRTIAFGNGLHNGVAGPTQGGTGWNMDRWVLRR; encoded by the coding sequence ATGCGACAGCCACGCAGCGTCGCGGTGCGGCTGGCGGGGGCGTGCACCGCGCTCGCGCTGGCCGCGGGGCCGGCGACCGGGTGCTCCGGACAGAGCCAGGTGCCGTCGGTCGGCTACGGAGTCGACGCGGTGATCACCACCTACAACGGTGGCAGCACCCTCGGCGTGAGCAGCGGCTCGGCGGCGGTGTTCCAGCGGGTGCTGACCGGGTTCTTCTACACCGGACCGGAAGGGCAGCAGGTCGCCGACACCGATGCGGGTACCGCCAAGGAGGTGCCGGGCGAGTCGCAGACGATCCAGTACCGGCTGAACCCGGACGGGGTGTATTCCGACGGCGTGCCGACCTCCTGCGACGATCTGGTGCTCACCTGGGCCGCGCGCAGCGGCCGGTTCACCAAAGCCGGTCCGGGCGGTCAGGTGCCGATGTTCGACGCGGCGAGCACCGCGGGCTACGCCGACATCGAACGGGTCGACTGCGAGCCGGGTTCCAAGGACGCCACCGTGGTGTTCCGCCCCGGCGCACGCTACCTGCCGTGGCGCACCCTGTTCGCCGCCGGTGAGCTGATGCCCGCACACGTGGCGGCACGGGTGGCGGGCGTGCCGAACGTGGTGTCGGTGGTGCAGTCCGGCGATCCCGCCGCCATGCAGCGGCTGGCCGACTTCTGGAACACCGGCTGGAATCTCGGCACCGGTGATCTCGACCTGTCCCGGTTCCCGTCCTCGGGGCCCTACCGCATCGAATCCTTCAGTCCCCGTGACGGTTTGGTGCTGGTGGCCAACGAGCGCTGGTGGGGCAACGCGGCCGAGACCGGACGCGTGGTGGTCTACGACAAGACCGTGGACCTGAAGGCCAAGATCGCCGACAACGCCGTGAGCGTGCTCGACATCGGCGCGGGGTCGATTCCCGATCTGGACCTGGCCGGGTTCACCGCGAGTACGGTGCCCGGCCGCGGCGCCGAGCAACTCGTGCTGGCCACCGGCGGCGTGCTGGGCTCGGTGGAGGCCCGCCGGGCGTTCGCCCGGTGCGTGCCGCGTCAGGCGCTCTACAACGACCTGGGCAAGGCCGCCGAGATCCCGAGCACAGGGCTGGGCACCGGGCCGCTGAATTCGCTGATCACCCAGCAGGATTCGTTGTTCTACGGCGCGACCACCGGTGCCGCCGAGCCGTACGAGGTGACCGATGTGGCCGGGGCGCGGGCGGGCTTCGCGGGGACGCCGAACCCCACCATCCGCATCGGCTACCTGAGCCCGGACGACCGGCGCGCGCAGACCGTGGCCAGGATCGCCGAGTCGTGCAAGGCGGCGGGTATCACCGTCGTCGACGCGGGTGCCCCCGACTTCCGGCCGAACCAGCTCAGCGAGGGTGCGGTGGACGCGATCCTGGCGAGCACGGGCGCCACGCCCGGCCCGGCGGGCTCGTTGACCGGCACGGTCGCGGCGGCGGCGCTGCGCACCGGCAACGGTCTCGATTTCGGCCGCTTCGGCAACGGCCGCTACGATGCGATCACCGATCAGCTTGCCGCCGACGACGATTCGGCCACGCAGCTGAACCTGCTGACCGAGGCCGAGAACCTGCTGTGGTCGGAGATGCCGAGCATCCCGCTGTTCGCCACCCCCCGCACCATCGCCTTCGGCAACGGTCTGCACAACGGGGTGGCCGGTCCCACACAGGGTGGCACCGGCTGGAACATGGATCGCTGGGTGTTGCGGCGCTGA
- a CDS encoding DivIVA domain-containing protein, translating into MTPEDVRRIHFAMPSAGHRGYHADEVDAFLDLVAATLAGHGALTADDIRQVGFAAPRFGGRGYQADQVDEFLDRARAELELRQRGTAPAPAGSRAGAHAAPLTPDDVQRVRFSQAPVSGRGYHEEEVDAFLDLVAVSLTPEGPGSLTVADARSVRFTDARLGTRGYQRDEVDAFVDLVVTALERAGR; encoded by the coding sequence ATGACCCCCGAGGACGTGCGCCGGATCCATTTCGCCATGCCGTCGGCCGGGCATCGCGGGTATCACGCCGACGAGGTCGACGCCTTCCTGGATCTGGTCGCGGCCACGTTGGCCGGGCACGGCGCACTGACCGCCGACGACATCCGGCAGGTCGGCTTCGCCGCACCCCGGTTCGGCGGCCGGGGCTATCAGGCCGACCAGGTCGACGAGTTCCTCGACCGGGCGCGTGCCGAGCTCGAGCTGCGCCAGCGCGGCACCGCACCGGCCCCGGCGGGCAGCCGCGCCGGGGCGCACGCGGCCCCGCTGACCCCCGACGACGTGCAACGGGTCCGGTTCAGCCAGGCGCCGGTGAGCGGTCGCGGCTACCACGAGGAGGAGGTCGACGCCTTCCTCGACCTGGTGGCCGTCTCGCTCACGCCGGAGGGCCCCGGCTCGCTCACCGTCGCCGACGCGCGCTCGGTGCGCTTCACCGACGCCAGGCTGGGCACCCGCGGCTATCAGCGCGACGAGGTGGACGCCTTCGTCGACCTCGTGGTCACCGCGCTCGAGCGCGCGGGGCGCTGA
- a CDS encoding ABC-F family ATP-binding cassette domain-containing protein has product MTSLSFSDLTFAWPDGTPVFDGLDGDLGPGHVGLVGANGAGKSTLLRLIAGELRPLRGSVTVRGRLGYLRQDLGLADAQRIDHLLGIAEIRAALHRIEAGAAAEDDFDVVGAAWDVEERAVALLARLGLAHLADSVAALDRRLDTLSGGETVLLGLAAELLADPEVLLLDEPTNNLDRAARERLYDVVEQFSGTVLAVSHDRELLERADAIAELRDGELRLFGGNYTDYEQQVAAEQRAAAAALRAARNDVRRQSRELVETRTKLDRRRRYGDKSAENMPKILAGARKRAAQVSAGKLRNTQIERLDAANEQLRRAEESVRDDHEIRLDLPGTRLHPGQDVLDLVDVALPWGAAAERRVTLRISGPERIALTGRNGAGKTTLLRRIAAAPPKVPWGLLPQRLDVFDPDRTVFENVAATAPQAPPVRIRAQLARLLFRGTDADVPAAVLSGGERLRAALAMLLLAEPAPKLLLLDEPTNNLDLPSLRHLTQALAGFEGALVVVSHDPRFLDEIGVTRRLELTDEGLVPANPAG; this is encoded by the coding sequence ATGACCTCTCTGTCCTTTTCCGATCTCACCTTCGCCTGGCCCGACGGCACCCCCGTCTTCGACGGCCTGGACGGCGACCTCGGTCCCGGCCACGTCGGCCTGGTCGGCGCCAACGGCGCGGGAAAGTCCACCCTGCTGCGGCTGATCGCCGGTGAGCTGCGTCCGCTGCGCGGGTCGGTCACCGTGCGCGGCCGGCTCGGGTATCTGCGCCAGGACCTCGGTCTCGCCGACGCCCAGCGCATCGACCACCTCCTCGGCATCGCCGAGATCCGCGCGGCACTGCACCGCATCGAAGCGGGAGCCGCCGCCGAGGACGACTTCGACGTCGTCGGTGCCGCCTGGGACGTCGAGGAGCGGGCGGTGGCGCTGCTGGCCCGGCTCGGCCTGGCGCATCTCGCCGACTCCGTGGCCGCACTCGATCGCCGCCTCGACACCCTGTCCGGTGGCGAGACGGTGCTGCTCGGGCTGGCTGCCGAACTGCTCGCCGACCCCGAGGTGTTGCTGCTCGACGAGCCGACCAACAACCTGGATCGTGCTGCGCGCGAACGCCTCTACGACGTCGTCGAGCAGTTCTCCGGCACCGTGCTCGCGGTGAGCCACGACCGGGAGCTGCTCGAGCGCGCCGACGCCATCGCCGAGCTGCGCGACGGGGAGCTACGGCTGTTCGGCGGCAACTACACCGACTACGAACAGCAGGTCGCGGCCGAACAGCGGGCAGCCGCGGCGGCGCTGCGCGCCGCACGCAATGATGTGCGCAGGCAGTCGCGGGAACTGGTCGAGACGAGGACCAAGCTCGATCGGCGGCGGCGCTACGGCGACAAGTCCGCCGAGAACATGCCGAAAATCCTTGCGGGCGCGCGGAAACGCGCCGCGCAGGTGTCGGCGGGAAAGCTGCGCAACACCCAGATCGAGCGGCTCGATGCGGCCAACGAACAGCTGCGCCGAGCCGAGGAGTCGGTGCGCGACGACCACGAGATCCGGCTCGATCTGCCCGGCACCCGGCTGCATCCCGGCCAGGACGTCCTCGACCTCGTCGATGTCGCCCTGCCCTGGGGCGCGGCCGCCGAGCGCCGGGTGACGTTGCGCATCAGCGGCCCCGAGCGGATCGCGCTGACCGGGCGCAACGGTGCGGGCAAGACGACCCTGCTGCGGCGGATCGCCGCCGCGCCGCCGAAGGTGCCCTGGGGCCTGCTGCCGCAGCGGCTGGACGTCTTCGATCCGGACCGGACCGTGTTCGAGAACGTCGCCGCCACCGCGCCGCAGGCGCCGCCGGTCCGGATCCGTGCGCAACTGGCCCGGCTGCTGTTCCGCGGCACCGACGCCGACGTCCCGGCCGCCGTGCTGTCGGGCGGGGAGCGGCTGCGCGCGGCCCTGGCCATGCTGCTGCTGGCCGAGCCCGCGCCGAAACTGCTGCTGCTCGACGAACCGACCAACAACCTCGATCTGCCGAGCCTGCGGCACCTGACGCAGGCGCTGGCCGGGTTCGAGGGCGCGCTGGTGGTGGTCAGCCACGATCCGCGGTTCCTGGACGAGATCGGAGTCACGCGCCGACTGGAGCTGACCGACGAGGGCCTGGTGCCGGCGAACCCGGCCGGATAA
- the yajC gene encoding preprotein translocase subunit YajC, translating into MDFLFPLLLVALLVPMFLGIRRQKREAEKVAAMQSGLKVGDPVVTTSGLWGTVVDLDDDTVDLEIAEDVVTTWLRKAILEVRTVDESATEAAAEPGEAPAAAVEESAEQPETRLTKD; encoded by the coding sequence ATGGATTTTCTGTTTCCGCTGCTGCTGGTAGCCCTGCTCGTGCCGATGTTCCTCGGTATCCGCCGCCAGAAGCGCGAGGCCGAGAAGGTGGCCGCCATGCAGAGCGGCCTGAAGGTCGGCGACCCGGTGGTCACGACCTCGGGGCTGTGGGGAACCGTCGTCGACCTCGATGACGACACCGTGGACCTGGAGATCGCCGAGGACGTGGTCACCACCTGGCTGCGCAAGGCGATCCTCGAGGTGCGCACCGTGGACGAGTCCGCGACCGAGGCCGCCGCCGAGCCCGGCGAGGCCCCGGCCGCCGCGGTGGAGGAATCCGCCGAGCAGCCCGAGACCCGGCTGACCAAGGACTGA